Below is a genomic region from Persicimonas caeni.
ACCCCGTAGCTGTCTTCGGCGGTGAAGCCGGAGATGATCGAGGAGAGCTCGGCCCACTCGGCGTGCTCGAGCTCGAAGGGGTCGATGAGCGCGAAGACGGCGACGTCGTTCTTCTCGTACTCGTAGTCGTCGCCGCCGGGTGGCACGATATCGGCCAGCTTGCTGGCCTCGTCGACGATCGCGTCGCAGCGAATCGGCTCCGAGCGCACCTGCTCTTGGAGCTTCTGGCGCGACTCGTCGTCCTTTTCGGCCAGATAGACCCGGTGAGGGATGTCGTTGATGACATCGATGACCAGGCCGGCCGAGCAGCGGTAGGCTTCTTCTTCGTCGAGGCGGTCGGCCTCCAAGCGCACGTAATCCTTGTAATAAGGATGCTCGGCGAGCTCGCGGTTGACCGCCTGCTTCCACTTGAGCTTATTGTTCCACGGCGCATTCAACATGAACGCGTGGGTGTCGAAATAGAGCAGCGGGGCCTTGATGGCCTTGGTGCTCATCAACTTGGCGAGCCTGACCAGCGCGCCGTGCTTGAGGATGTCGCCGAGGTTGCCGACGTTTTCCATTTGTTTGTTCGCCATTCCTACTCCAAAGCAAGTTGCGTGATCCCCCGCAAATCGATCGACTCACGCGATCGCAATCGTGAGGCGCAATTCTGCGATGTCTCCGTATGGGCCCCCTGCAAAGCACAACAAAGCAAAAACGTCAACCGTTCCAAGGAATTTTTTGATCCCCGCCGATTCGTTGACGCACTTGCAAGCCTGCAAGTAAGGTTGCTGCAGTTACCTTGCCCCCTTCAGTTGGCTGATTGCCTCATGAGCCAGACGCACCAAGAAATCTTACAACGCGAAGTTTCTTATTCCGGCGAAGGGATCTCGGTTCGCTCGCTGGAAACTTCCATTAGCCAAGAGCGCACTCGGCAAAACCAGAACGTCGAGGCGCTCAGCCGACTTCGCCAGCGTAATTCCGAGATCCAACAGGCGCTGGGCGAAGAGGTCAAAAAGCTCAAAGACATCACCAAACATTTGAGTCAGGAGCGCGAGCGCGGCGATTTTATGAGCGGCGTGCGCGAAGTCCTGGCAAAGCTGCCCTGGTTCGGCGAGCAGATCATCACGCGGCGTTCGATCGAGGAGCTCCTTAGAAAGCAATATGAACTCAGCTCGAGGCGGGTCAAGGAGGCGGCCGAGTTCGCCGATCGCCTCGAGGCGGCCAAGTCCGACCTGTTCGACGAGATCGAGCGGCTCAACCAAAAGATCGTCGAGTCGGCCAAAAACGAAGAGGTCGCCGCCGAGCGCGTCCTCGAGTTGACCAAGCTCAAAGACAGCCTGGAGGTCGAGTTGATGGCCTCCGATCGCTCCAGCTCTACGGGACGCGAGTTGCAGGCCCAGCTCGACAGGGCGCGGCGCAAGTTGGCCAAGCACTCCACGATGCTCAAGCTGTACAGCACCGCCGAGGAGCGGCTGGCCAAGTTGCAGAAGAACACCCGCCAGCTGGCCGAGACCATCGCGCATCTGCAGAGCGACATCACCGTGTACGTGACCGCGGCCAGCGAAAAGCTCGACCTCATCGCCGGCCAGATCCAGGCCATCGGCGCCGCCGCCGACGCCTCGGTGGTCATGCTCGAGCTCAGAAACTCGCTCGAGGCGATGACCGAGTCGGTCAATCACACCACTCGGTTCGTCTCCGAGACTCAGGCGTACTTCCGTCAGAACGTCGACACGATGCTCGACGACCTGCAGTTGTACGACGCCGAGACCGAGCACGTCTTGGAGAGCAACCTGGCGATCAACCAGGGCTACGACGACCTGCAGATCGCCGACGCGGTCTCCTCGGCGCTGTCCCAAAAGATCGAGCGCGCCGCCCAGGAGGTCACCCTCGAGGACGTCAAAGAGGCGACGATCGAAGACCTCGAGAAGATGCGGATTAAGTGAGGGGTTTAGGGGCTAGGAGTTTAGGGTTTTAGGGTTTAGGGGTTTAGGGCGCGGATGCGCTGATGCGCGGATGCGCTGATGGATGGATATGGTTGACGAACGAGAAATCCTGCCGAATACGGCGATCAAATCGGCCACTCTCGAGGGGGAGGCCGAGGCGGCGTACGTCGAGCGCCTGTATCGCATTCTGCGCGGCGCGCGGCTCAATCTGTACTACCCCGATTCGCGCAAGCTGCAGACGCACGTGCGCTGCATGAGCCCGCAGGTCCACCGGGGGCTCTACGATGGCATCGCGATCAACCTCGACTCGGGGCTGCCGACCTACCGGGAGTGGACGCGCGTGCAGACCGACGTGAGCATCGCCGACGAGCAGCTTCACAAGCTCGGGGCTCGCCGCGAACTCGAGCGCAAGGCGCGCCGAAGCGACGAGCCGATTCACCAGAAGCTGCTCAAAAAGCACCAGTATTACAGCGATATCCGCGGCAAGGAGTTGTCGCCGCTGGGCAATATGGACGTGGCGCTCCGTCGCGTCGAGCACGAGAAAAACACCGCCTATTTCCATGTGGTGCTCGACAAGCTCGACGCCTCCGGCCTGTTCGTGCGCTACTCCATCGACCTGGCCCAGACCTCCGGGGCGTGGAACAAGCAGGTGGTACGCCTCGACGAGGAGACCGCCGAGCACACCGAAGAGTTCCAGTCGCTCATCTACAAGTTCACCTCCCTCGACAGCGAATTTACCTTCGCCAAACTCGCCGGTCTGGGCGGGTTGAGCGTCGAGCGCGTCGCCAAGGGCACGGTAGGTCCGATCTATTTGGCCCGCGAGCAGGCACCGGCGGCGCTCTCCCATCTATTCGACGGCGACGACGCCTTCGTGGCGATGTTCGCGCTCGACATGGTCGCCAACGACATCGCCGAAGACCGCGATAACGACCCGCTCGACGTGGCGATGACCGAGAAGATGTCGCCCGAGGCCAAGCAAACCTTCCACACCGCACGCGAGCGGTTGGGCGTGCGCACCTTTCGAGACCGCAAATTCGTGGTGCCTCGGCGCATGGTCCCCGCGGTGCGCGAGTTTTGCGAAGCGCAAGGCACCAAAAATATCGTCTACGGGGTCTGAGTTTGGGTCGCGAACCCTCCGAGGCCACTCCCCGTCGAGCGCATGGCTCCGGAGCGATCGCCCGACGAGTAACGACACCGAGGCGAGCTTGCCTCGGCGCAAATAAAGGTAAGTTTTGCGTACGGGGCGCATCATTTTCGCGTCTTCCGTGGACAAAACCCCGTCAGACGGCCGCTATGGCAGGATCGACGATGGCCCACCTTTTGCAGCAGGTGTTTGCGAAATGGTCTCGGCGACCAGAGTGGTTCGTTCCCCAAACGAAAGGAGAGACAAGATGTTCGGTTATGGTTCCCTCGAGTGGGCTGTCATCATTGGTACGGTGTTCTTTTTGATCGTCATCCCCACCGCGATTTTCGCTTGGGTGTGGTGGCTGTCGCGCAAGGCCGAGAAAGACGAGCAGGCCAAAGGCGGCTCGGCTCCCTGACTCACGCATTGGGTGGTTGACGGATCACGATCATCGACCGCGAGGCCGTGTTGGCGGCCGGGTTCCACGGGTTGGCTGACGAGGTCGCGTCGCAGGGCGCGTACCGCGGATACGTTGTTGCCTGGGGCGAATCTGGTGCTGGCGCGGCTGAATGCGTTGTGGCCGAACCTGCTGCGGTCGGACCTGCTGCGGTCGGACTTGTTGTGGCCTGATTTGCTGCGGCCGGATCTGCTGCGGCCGAACTTGTCGCGGCGTGACGCGTTGAGGGTTGATCGTTGGGCGTTCGATGCGCGGCCGAGTCGGCGCACGGCGCTGGCGCTCGCGCTGCTCGACACGCGTCGGTGAGCGAAACTTCAGGTTGCGCTGGTCGGGACGTGCAGCCGGACGCGTCGGTTCACGCCGGCGGCGCTCGACGCGGTCACGACGGTCACGCCGGTCGTAATCGCGGCGGCGGTCGTACCTGTCGCGGTAGTCTTTCCGGCGGTCGTACTTGTCGTGGCGTTTGTAGTCACGCCGGTGGTGGCGCGGATAGTAGTGGCGATACTTCCCGTAGTGGATGATCGCCCGCGGGGGATAGGGGCCGTAATAGTACCTCGGGTAATAGAACCCGTAGTACGGGTGAAACCACGGATAGCTGTAGAGACCGTAGTGAAACCCCAACGTGAAGTTCACGCGTGTGTCGTACCAGCGTACCTTCTGGCGCTTTCGAATCGTGACCCGCACCGGGTCCTCGCACACGTAGCCGTAGCCCGGCTCGAAGACTTCACCGACTCCCACCGCGACCACACACAGGCCGACGTACGGGTAGTCGTAGTAGCGCACGTGGTTCGGAAAGAGCACTCGCCCGCGGTACGATTGCAGCGGCATGCCGTGTACGAAGACGTAGTCCCCGCCGCTGGGGGCATACAGAGTCAGCCACAGATCGTACTCGTTGTCGCGCGCCCAGCGCCAATCTCGATCCTGCAGGGTGTACTCGACCTCCAGGCGGCGAGAGCGATCCTCGACCTCGATGTCCGAGAAGGTCAACTCGACCTCTTCATCGACGTCGTAATTGGACTCGAGGTCGTAGTCTTGGGCGGCTGCGTCGTTGGTGGCGCAGGCTGGAAGGTAGGCTACTGCGACGAAGCTCAGCGCGATTAGGAGTCGGCTCGAGCAGGTGGTACGCTTGCGTTGCTTCATGGGAGGCTCCGTCGAATGGGGTGTCGCTACTGCCTCCTTTTGTGCTAAACGATTGGTAACGCAGAGAAATTCGAAGTATTTCAGGTGGTATTATGTCGAGCTCCGATTCGCGCCCCGAACGCCGTCTTCAAGCATCTGTCCCCCTCCGCAAGGCGCTACAGCAGGTGCCTCGTCAGACGTTCGCCCTCGACGTCTCCGAGCAGCAAGTCTCGGGGCACGGGGCGTTCAGCGGCACCTCCGACGAGCAACTCGTCTCGTTGGTACGCGCCGCGAGGCTCACTCCCGACGACCGCGTGCTCGAAATCGGCACCGGGATCGGCTACCGCGCCGCGCTCGTGTCGCGGCTCGTCTCCGAGGTCCATACGATCGACTCGGTGAAGTTTTTAGCCGACCACGCCCGCCAAAAGCTCGACGCACTCGGTTTCGACAACGTGCACACCCACTTCGGCGACGGCCTCGCCGGATTGGCCGCCGAGGCGCCGTTCGACGCTATTTTGGTCATGGTTCCCGGCGTCGGCGTACCCGCCAAGCTCCTGTCCCAACTCGCCGACAGCGGTCGGCTCGTGGCGCTCGTGGGGACCGACACGACCCGGCGCAAGCTCTTGCGGGTCACCCGCGAGGGCGACGAGTTTCCCGAAGAGATGCTCGGCGTGGGCACCGACGCGATCCAACTGGGCGATATCGTCGTGGAGATGGGGCTCGCCGACCGCGAGCGCGTCGAGCAGGGCGCGCGTAAGGCGGCGGCCAGCGGCCAGCGCCTGGGTGAAGAGCTCATCGAAGAGGGCGTCATCGACGAGGTCGCGCTGTACCGCGCGCTCGCCGTTCAGCGCGGCATGAAGTTCGAGACCGCCCAAATACTGCTGCGGCGCATCGACCGCGAGCTATACCGCGCGGTCTCCCAGGCCTACCTCGAGCATAGTCACGTGCTGCCCATTCGGCGCGACGGGGCGCGCCTGCAGGTGGCCACCACCGACCCGGCGGGCAATTTCGGCGGGTTGGCCGTGGCGCTGGGCGCCTCCGAGGTCGACACCTACCTGGTCACGCCGCGCGATTTCCGGCGCATCTGGGCCGCGCTGCGCTTGGGCAAAGCCGCCAGTCCCGAGCCGGACGCCGTCGACGAGGCGACTCAGCAGGAGTCACGCGACCGCGACCTCTTTGCCGACAACGCCTTCGACGCGCGCATGGTCGCCATCTTCGAGGCGATGCTGCTCGACGCGGTCGCCGAGCGCGCCAGCGACATCCACCTGGAGGTCTACGACGAAGAGGTGCGCGTGCGCTTCCGCATCGACGGTGAGCTGCACGACATCGACCACTACGCGCTGAGCAAGCTCGAGCTTCGCGGGCTGATCAATATCCTGAAGATCAACGCCGGCCTCGACATCGCCGAGCGGCGCCTCCCGCAGGGCGGCCGCTTTCGCCGACGCGCCGGCGAGACGAGCTTCGACCTGCGTGTGCAGACCCAGCCGTCGCTGTACGGCGAGCACGGCATCATGCGCATCCTGCCGCAAGACCAGCATGTGTTGACCATCGAGGAGCTCGGCTTCCCGCCCAAGATCGCCAGCCAATACCGCCGCCTCCTCGACAGCCCCGGCGGGCTGATCCTGGTCGTCGGCCCCACCGGATCGGGCAAGTCGACCACGCTGTACGCCGGCCTGCAGGTCCTCGCCAAGGACGCCTCGCGCAAGGTCATCACCGTCGAAGATCCCATCGAATACTCGATGCACGGCATCCAGCAGACCCAGGTCAAACCGGAGATCGGCTTTGCCTTCCACAACGCCATGCGCGCCTTCGTGCGCGAAGACCCCGACGTCATCCTCGTCGGCGAGATTCGCGACAAGGAGACGGCGCTCGAGGCGGTGCGCGCCTCGCAGACCGGCCACCTGGTCTTGTCGACTTTGCACAGCAACGACGCAGTCGACGCGGTCCAGCGCCTCTTCGACCTCGACATGCACGCCAACTCCATCGCCAGCGAACTCCTGGCCGTCATCGCCCAGCGCCTGGCCAAGCGCATCTGCAAAGCCTGCCGCGAGCCGGCCGAGCCGGAGCCCGAGATCTTGGCCGAGCTCTTCCCCCACGGCGACGTCCCCGCCGACTTCCAGGCCTACCGAGGCGCCGGCTGCTCGGTCTGCGGCGGCCGCGGCACCCGCGGGCGCATCGCCGTGCTCGAGTTCCTGCGCGCCGACAAATCCGTGCGCGCCGGGGTCACCCGCCGCCTGCCGGTCGACGAGCTGCGCCAAATCGCCCTCGACGCCGGCATGATCACCATGCGCGACAGCGCGCTTTGGTTGGTCAACGAGGGAATGGTGCCCCTGGCGGAGCTGCCGCGCGTGCTTCCCGCGGAGCGAATGGCTCCGGAGAAGTGATTGGCCACGGATGCGCGGATGGACTGGATGCGCGGATGGACTGGATGCGCGAATAGAGCGGATGACGCTGGTCGCGGATGAGGTGATGATAGGCGGATACCGGCGCTAATTCGGGTGATGATTTGCGGATACGCGGATACCCGCGTCGTGGCAGTGTCGTTATCCGCGTATCCGCTCATCATCAGTCCTATCCGCGGCTCCATCCGCCTAACCCGAAGACCCCGGCGGGGTTATCCCGCCCGGTGAATAAGCCTGCGAAGCTACGAGGCCGCGCCAGCGCGCCCCGAAGACCCCGGCGGGTTTATCCCGCCCGGTGAATAAGCCTGTGCAGCTAATGCGAGGCGCCCAACCTCCCATAAGACCCACGACTCGAGACCCACTCGCATCGAGACCCACTCGCAGCGCCCCCACGACGACATACCGGTGCGTCTACCGACGAAATTCGCCGGCATGGGCGTCGCGTGT
It encodes:
- a CDS encoding coiled-coil domain-containing protein codes for the protein MSQTHQEILQREVSYSGEGISVRSLETSISQERTRQNQNVEALSRLRQRNSEIQQALGEEVKKLKDITKHLSQERERGDFMSGVREVLAKLPWFGEQIITRRSIEELLRKQYELSSRRVKEAAEFADRLEAAKSDLFDEIERLNQKIVESAKNEEVAAERVLELTKLKDSLEVELMASDRSSSTGRELQAQLDRARRKLAKHSTMLKLYSTAEERLAKLQKNTRQLAETIAHLQSDITVYVTAASEKLDLIAGQIQAIGAAADASVVMLELRNSLEAMTESVNHTTRFVSETQAYFRQNVDTMLDDLQLYDAETEHVLESNLAINQGYDDLQIADAVSSALSQKIERAAQEVTLEDVKEATIEDLEKMRIK
- a CDS encoding proline-rich domain-containing protein — encoded protein: MKQRKRTTCSSRLLIALSFVAVAYLPACATNDAAAQDYDLESNYDVDEEVELTFSDIEVEDRSRRLEVEYTLQDRDWRWARDNEYDLWLTLYAPSGGDYVFVHGMPLQSYRGRVLFPNHVRYYDYPYVGLCVVAVGVGEVFEPGYGYVCEDPVRVTIRKRQKVRWYDTRVNFTLGFHYGLYSYPWFHPYYGFYYPRYYYGPYPPRAIIHYGKYRHYYPRHHRRDYKRHDKYDRRKDYRDRYDRRRDYDRRDRRDRVERRRREPTRPAARPDQRNLKFRSPTRVEQRERQRRAPTRPRIERPTINPQRVTPRQVRPQQIRPQQIRPQQVRPQQVRPQQVRPQRIQPRQHQIRPRQQRIRGTRPATRPRQPTRGTRPPTRPRGR
- a CDS encoding ATPase, T2SS/T4P/T4SS family, with the protein product MSSSDSRPERRLQASVPLRKALQQVPRQTFALDVSEQQVSGHGAFSGTSDEQLVSLVRAARLTPDDRVLEIGTGIGYRAALVSRLVSEVHTIDSVKFLADHARQKLDALGFDNVHTHFGDGLAGLAAEAPFDAILVMVPGVGVPAKLLSQLADSGRLVALVGTDTTRRKLLRVTREGDEFPEEMLGVGTDAIQLGDIVVEMGLADRERVEQGARKAAASGQRLGEELIEEGVIDEVALYRALAVQRGMKFETAQILLRRIDRELYRAVSQAYLEHSHVLPIRRDGARLQVATTDPAGNFGGLAVALGASEVDTYLVTPRDFRRIWAALRLGKAASPEPDAVDEATQQESRDRDLFADNAFDARMVAIFEAMLLDAVAERASDIHLEVYDEEVRVRFRIDGELHDIDHYALSKLELRGLINILKINAGLDIAERRLPQGGRFRRRAGETSFDLRVQTQPSLYGEHGIMRILPQDQHVLTIEELGFPPKIASQYRRLLDSPGGLILVVGPTGSGKSTTLYAGLQVLAKDASRKVITVEDPIEYSMHGIQQTQVKPEIGFAFHNAMRAFVREDPDVILVGEIRDKETALEAVRASQTGHLVLSTLHSNDAVDAVQRLFDLDMHANSIASELLAVIAQRLAKRICKACREPAEPEPEILAELFPHGDVPADFQAYRGAGCSVCGGRGTRGRIAVLEFLRADKSVRAGVTRRLPVDELRQIALDAGMITMRDSALWLVNEGMVPLAELPRVLPAERMAPEK